The Zygosaccharomyces rouxii strain CBS732 chromosome G complete sequence genome contains a region encoding:
- the VMS1 gene encoding Vms1p (similar to uniprot|Q66RH0 Saccharomyces cerevisiae YDR049W Hypothetical ORF) gives MSGFKKNDLYIYELSPPVLNSLQLMVFDATLREVQKPLENEREASSVDVNQLLEKRKISNSLQCGLCSLEFKDQDTRRGHFKTSFHTFNVKRSLKGLNPVSQIEFEEIVQGGKIQSKTPPSESEPESESESSMDEKEDSDNDELEDNKEEILEETIARELEQLSLNGQQNAEESAVSHLATRSSQLYFKSQLLSESQVFGLYKSLFDSETIKKPFEQLKVWNETEDQASSISALFMMGGGHFAGAIVSHQRTSVQGNPKKQEQSLQEQAVNFIEHKTFHRYTTRRKQGGSQSAMDNAKGKANSAGSSLRRYNEAALRSDIHNLLKEWKPYLAKCKNIFLRARNPQDKRLFIEMISQGSTDQRLKSFPFTTGRPNVAELKRSWCELTHLKIAPKPEPLPINETPSGSTKASQKAQKEKLEPIKEISPEEKHTEQLLSLLNKGRAPLIVAYLRNNKIDVNFNLSPELQHFAAPTLLHYASQQGLKQMVTILLTNLKANPCLKNKVGKTPWDVSKNSQTRYSFQIARHILGENFANWEEAHVKEPLSREQVEKINKEEEQRANSEAEALIKKELDAARIRQREEEEERKLEKDAKRGTGRVLDSSTVNREQNLNSLTDEQRRRLMREQRARAAEARMNIRK, from the coding sequence ATGAGTGGTTTTAAAAAGAATGATTTGTACATATATGAGCTTTCACCGCCTGTGCTCAATTCACTTCAGTTGATGGTGTTTGATGCCACATTAAGAGAAGTACAAAAACCGTTAGAAAATGAAAGAGAGGCTTCATCTGTAGATGTGAATCAGCTACTggagaagaggaagatttCTAATTCATTACAATGTGGTTTGTGCTCTCTTGAATTTAAAGATCAAGACACAAGAAGAGGGCACTTTAAGACTAGTTTCCATACGTTTAATGTGAAAAGAAGTTTGAAAGGGTTGAATCCAGTGTCCCAAATCGAGTTTGAAGAGATTGTACAGGGGGGTAAAATCCAGAGTAAGACTCCTCCATCTGAATCTGAACCTGAATCTGAATCTGAATCGTCCATGGACGAGAAAGAAGATAGTGATAATGACGAATTGGAGGACAATAAGGAAGAGATCTTGGAGGAGACTATAGCTAGAGAGTTAGAACAACTGTCTTTGAATGGACAACAAAATGCCGAAGAAAGTGCCGTAAGTCATTTGGCTACGAGATCATCTCAGCTGTATTTCAAGTCTCAACTTTTGTCTGAATCCCAAGTGTTTGGGCTTTATAAATCATTATTTGATAGTGAGACCATAAAAAAaccatttgaacaattAAAAGTATGGAATGAAACAGAGGATCAggcttcttcaatttctgcaTTATTTATGATGGGTGGCGGTCATTTCGCAGGTGCCATAGTCTCTCACCAGAGGACCAGTGTGCAAGGCaatccaaagaaacaagaacaaagtTTACAGGAGCAAGCAGTCAATTTTATTGAACATAAGACCTTCCATAGGTACACCACCAGAAGAAAACAAGGTGGTTCTCAATCAGCAATGGATAATGCTAAAGGTAAGGCAAATTCTGCAGGTTCTTCCTTGCGTCGTTATAATGAAGCCGCTCTTAGATCTGACATACacaatcttttgaaagaatggAAACCATACCTAGCTAAATGTAAGAATATCTTCCTGAGAGCTCGTAATCCCCAAGATAAAAGGCTTTTCATTGAAATGATTTCACAGGGAAGTACTGATCAGAGGTTAAAATCATTTCCTTTCACCACTGGTCGTCCTAATGTAGCGGAACTAAAAAGGTCGTGGTGCGAATTAACACACCTCAAAATAGCTCCTAAACCGGAACCATTACCAATCAATGAGACACCTAGCGGAAGTACAAAGGCTTCCCAAAAAGctcaaaaggaaaaattggagCCTATCAAAGAAATCTCACCAGAGGAAAAGCACACTGAACAGCTTTTGTCACTTCTAAATAAGGGTAGAGCGCCGCTAATCGTTGCATATTTGCGCAATAACAAGATTGAcgtcaatttcaatttgtctCCTGAGCTTCAGCATTTTGCCGCCCCTACACTGCTACACTATGCATCCCAACAAGGCTTAAAGCAGATGGTTACAATCTTGCTGACCAATTTAAAAGCCAACCCTTGTCTGAAGAACAAAGTCGGGAAGACGCCTTGGGATGTATCGAAGAATTCTCAAACTAGgtattctttccaaattgcAAGACACATATTGGGTGAAAACTTTGCTAATTGGGAAGAAGCTCATGTAAAAGAGCCACTAAGTCGAGAACAGgtagaaaaaattaataaagaagaagagcaaCGTGCAAACAGCGAAGCTGAAGCTCTTATCAAAAAGGAACTTGATGCAGCTAGGATCAGACAAAGggaggaggaagaagagaggAAATTGGAGAAGGATGCCAAAAGGGGAACTGGAAGAGTGTTGGACAGTTCTACTGTCAATAGAGAACAAAACTTGAACTCACTCACAGATGAACAACGTAGAAGGTTAATGAGAGAACAACGGGCTAGAGCTGCAGAAGCTCGAATGAACATTCGAAAATAA
- the HEM12 gene encoding uroporphyrinogen decarboxylase HEM12 (highly similar to uniprot|P32347 Saccharomyces cerevisiae YDR047W HEM12 Uroporphyrinogen decarboxylase catalyzes the fifth step in the heme biosynthetic pathway localizes to both the cytoplasm and nucleus activity inhibited by Cu2 Zn2 Fe2 Fe3 and sulfhydryl-specific reagents): MQEIQRVQFAPLKNDLILRAARGETVERPPCWIMRQAGRYLPEYHKAKGNRDFFEICRDAEVASEITIQPVKRYAGLLDAAIIFSDILVIPQAMGMKVEMLEGKGPHFPEPLRTKEDAQKVLDYKVDVLKELDWAFRAITLTRKKLDGQVPLFGFCGGPWTLLVYMTEGGGSKMFKFAKEWINQYPDICHQLLQKTTDVAIEFLSQQVIAGAQILQVFESWGGELSPADFDEFSLPYLKQISSKVPQRLQELGHKEHVPMVVFAKGSWYALDKLCGIGYNAVSLDWLWNPADACKINQGRVTLQGNLDPGIIYGSDEVITKRVETMIKQFGGGKSHYIVNFGHGTHPFMDPEKIRHFLQECHRVGSQK, translated from the coding sequence ATGCAGGAAATTCAGCGGGTGCAGTTTGCTCCTTTAAAGAATGATTTGATTCTGAGAGCCGCTAGAGGGGAAACAGTGGAACGTCCGCCATGTTGGATAATGCGTCAAGCAGGTCGTTATTTGCCAGAATATCACAAGGCAAAGGGCAACAGAGACTTCTTCGAAATCTGTCGTGATGCTGAAGTTGCATCTGAGATTACCATACAACCTGTGAAAAGGTATGCAGGGTTGTTGGATGCAGCTATTATTTTTAGCGATATTCTAGTCATTCCACAGGCTATGGGTATGAAAGTCGAGATGCTCGAAGGTAAAGGACCTCATTTTCCTGAACCACTAAGGACAAAGGAAGATGCCCAAAAAGTATTAGATTACAAGGTCGacgttttgaaagaattggattgGGCATTCCGTGCGATTACGTTAACTAGAAAGAAGTTAGATGGTCAAGTACCACTATTCGGATTCTGTGGTGGCCCTTGGACTTTACTTGTTTATATGACAGAAGGCGGTGGCTCTAAAATGTTTAAATTTGCCAAAGAATGGATTAACCAATACCCAGATATTTGTCATCAATTATTACAAAAGACTACGGACGTAGCTATCGAATTTTTATCACAGCAGGTGATCGCTGGTGCTCAGATCTTGCAGGTCTTTGAAAGTTGGGGTGGTGAGCTTTCCCCTGcagattttgatgaattttctcTGCCATATTTGAAGCAGATCTCATCTAAGGTGCCCCAAAGGTTACAAGAGTTGGGCCATAAAGAGCATGTGCCCATGGTGGTATTCGCTAAGGGTTCTTGGTATGCACTCGACAAGTTATGTGGCATTGGTTACAACGCTGTATCCCTGGATTGGTTATGGAATCCAGCTGACGCTTGCAAGATAAATCAAGGCCGTGTCACTCTACAGGGAAATCTCGACCCGGGTATCATCTACGGCTCAGATGAAGTCATCACCAAGAGAGTGGAAACTATGATTAAAcaatttggtggtggtaagaGCCATTACATTGTAAATTTTGGTCACGGTACTCATCCTTTTATGGATCCTGAAAAGATAAGGCATTTCTTACAAGAGTGCCATAGAGTTGGATCTCAGAAATAG
- the PFF1 gene encoding Pff1p (similar to uniprot|P38244 Saccharomyces cerevisiae YBR074W Hypothetical ORF) has translation MFVDFLRSLFRLRKTNVSILLLLTYLTVGLIYFYDHEHYKHVTPEQSRFKDAPQLVEDAWLNLQNITYSYHPYFSRDNNRVHDYLLNKIEAIAQRSVHVSVSDDASNNRSVLLRNSFVDGGAVYFESSNIVVKIEGKNTDLPGLLLSAHYDGVPTSHGATDDGKGVVSLLGILDHYSRHQPERTLVFNFNNNEEFGLLGAVAFMEHPWSKLVHYVINLEGTGIGGKAVLFRTSDVSTAKIYQNAVKSNPFGNSLFQQGFYEGGVGSETDYRIYESNGLRGFDIAFYKPRDLYHTTKDSVQYTSREALWHMFHTAWQLTEYIAREPIDNDDDFTPAVFFDVAGLFFFSTSSKTLFKWCCVILVVLPVIAFNFDVISFSQKRSSYNQRHRWGVSIRLPLSFASSLLLLRFTERLLSSHNTFILSRGHLTPLIALATEFILSNYLILSFFEYLLPTRDFKTTALRQVAILTWIVLFVCTMKLYKSEYKYTGIYGIVILYSFVSLAGIIGLFGRVLKGNISRESTDNKGDSSRPYGSHGVDEEQQRSGTSAIEESAGNLEDSNNEGPLDVSTTNNSEHIDAEERAPLLGSNPPSVADQPGITNTLKIKAVSVVNYDWSLQFLIAVPITTFIVFGCVDLGLDALKQTIQEGAVATVHVWNLVFLGGILLTLPVLPFAYKFNYLTAMSFLVAFATTLSLCFLQSPFTEGAPLKVRFSQEININNGTDAIVNVYGRKGGFLQPMLQDLPSVKQMSKDVWCQDELNGMERCLYVGYQPNPLDSQRPVSTEDIFSLKVVSNDKNDHDRSRYAPINAELEINVRENRGCTLWFKNQHLDRPPVRQLTVRHSDNTSDLIKSSQGFTQLQLHKLDFDQQKYRVGIQWLPKILLMDGQEDEDNDQLDMQVTCYWGEYDSESLVNGQHLRKLPAFDELLQYSPLNVSYANRDRGLLTITQSIEL, from the coding sequence ATGTTCGTCGATTTTCTGAGATCTCTTTTCCGACTTAGGAAGACTAATGTCAGTATTCTACTGCTGTTGACTTATCTTACTGTTGGATTGATATACTTTTATGATCATGAGCATTACAAGCACGTCACACCTGAACAAAGCAGATTTAAAGATGCACCTCAATTAGTTGAAGATGCTTGGttaaatttacaaaatattACTTATAGTTATCACCCCTACTTCTCTAGAGACAATAATAGGGTTCACGATTATCTATTGAACAAAATCGAAGCAATCGCGCAAAGGTCAGTCCATGTGAGCGTCTCTGATGATGCTTCTAACAACAGGTCCGTCCTCTTAAGGAACTCCTTTGTAGACGGCGGTGCCGTCTATTTTGAATCCTCCAATATTGTAGTTAAAATTGAAGGTAAAAACACTGACCTGCCTGGATTGCTGTTGTCGGCTCATTATGATGGAGTTCCCACTAGTCATGGTGCTACCGATGATGGGAAAGGTGTGGTATCACTCTTAGGTATACTTGATCACTATTCCCGGCACCAACCAGAAAGGACCTTAgtattcaattttaacaACAATGAAGAATTCGGACTTTTGGGTGCTGTAGCCTTCATGGAGCATCCGTGGTCTAAACTGGTGCACTATGTGATCAATCTAGAAGGTACTGGTATTGGCGGTAAGGCTGTCCTGTTCCGTACTTCTGACGTCTCTACGGCAAAAATATACCAAAACGCTGTGAAGTCTAATCCATTCGGGAATTCATTGTTCCAACAGGGCTTTTATGAAGGAGGTGTAGGTAGCGAAACCGATTATAGAATTTACGAGAGTAATGGGCTACGTGGATTCGACATTGCTTTTTACAAACCAAGAGATCTTTACCATACTACAAAAGATTCTGTTCAGTACACTTCAAGGGAGGCCCTCTGGCACATGTTTCACACAGCATGGCAATTAACAGAGTATATTGCACGAGAGCCCAtagataatgatgatgattttacTCCCGCTGTGTTTTTCGATGTGGCAGgtctcttcttcttctcgACTAGCTCTAAAACATTGTTCAAATGGTGTTGTGTAATTTTGGTTGTTCTTCCCGTAATAGCCTTTAACTTTGATGTGATTTCATTTAGTCAAAAGCGTTCAAGCTACAATCAAAGGCATCGTTGGGGGGTATCAATCCGCTTGCCGCTGTCCTTTGCCAGTTCTCTCTTACTTCTAAGGTTCACTGAAAGATTATTATCATCTCACAACACTTTCATCCTGTCTCGAGGTCATTTGACACCACTTATTGCGTTAGCTACAGAATTCATTTTGAGCAACTACCTGATCCTATCGTTTTTCGAATACCTTTTACCCACGAGAGATTTTAAGACAACTGCCCTTAGACAAGTAGCCATTTTAACTTGGATCGTACTCTTCGTTTGTACTATGAAGCTTTACAAATCTGAATACAAATACACGGGGATCTATGGTATTGTCATCTTATACTCTTTCGTTTCATTAGCAGGGATCATAGGGTTATTCGGAAGGGTTCTGAAAGGAAATATTTCAAGAGAGTCCACAGACAACAAGGGCGATTCCTCACGTCCCTATGGTTCACATGGAGTAGATGAAGAACAGCAGAGATCAGGAACATCAGCAATAGAGGAATCTGCGGGAAATTTAGAAGATAGTAATAACGAGGGCCCTCTTGATGTTTCCACTACGAACAACAGCGAACATATCGATGCAGAAGAAAGAGCTCCATTGTTAGGTTCAAATCCTCCAAGTGTTGCTGATCAGCCTGGAATCACTAATACTTTGAAAATCAAAGCAGTTTCTGTAGTGAATTATGATTGGAGTCTCCAGTTTCTCATTGCAGTGCCCATCACCACGTTTATTGTCTTTGGGTGCGTGGATTTGGGTTTAGATGCACTAAAACAAACTATCCAAGAAGGTGCGGTGGCTACGGTACATGTGTGGAATCTAGTGTTTTTAGGTGGGATTCTTTTAACTTTACCGGTATTACCATTTGCATACAAGTTTAACTACTTAACCGCCATGTCATTTTTAGTTGCATTTGCAACTACTTTAAGCCTTTGTTTCCTACAGAGTCCCTTCACTGAGGGAGCACCTTTAAAGGTGAGGTTTTCTCAAGAGattaatattaataatgGTACTGATGCAATTGTTAATGTGTATGGTAGGAAAGGTGGATTTCTACAACCAATGTTGCAGGACTTGCCAAGTGTCAAGCAGATGAGTAAAGATGTATGGTGTCAGGATGAGCTTAACGGTATGGAAAGATGTTTATATGTTGGGTACCAACCTAATCCGCTTGATTCTCAAAGACCAGTTTCGACTGAAGACATTTTTTCCCTTAAAGTGGTTAgcaatgataaaaatgatcATGATAGATCTAGATATGCACCCATCAATGCcgaattggaaattaatGTAAGAGAAAATCGTGGTTGTACCCTGTGGTTCAAAAATCAACATTTGGATCGTCCACCTGTAAGACAATTAACAGTCCGTCATAGTGATAACACTAGTGATTTAATTAAATCGAGCCAAGGATTTACACAGTTACAGTTGCACAAATTAGACTTCGACCAACAGAAATACCGTGTAGGCATACAATGGTTACCCAAAATACTTCTCATGGACGgtcaagaagatgaagacaaCGACCAACTGGATATGCAAGTAACTTGCTACTGGGGGGAATATGATTCCGAATCGTTGGTAAATGGTCAACATTTGAGGAAGCTACCTGCCTTTGATGAACTCTTGCAGTATTCACCACTAAACGTTTCCTACGCTAATAGAGATAGGGGGCTTTTAACTATTACTCAAAGTATTGAACTCTAA
- a CDS encoding uncharacterized protein (conserved hypothetical protein): MNEIESMHTDLLRCCGRLALESSLFPLAFEMLTRALDREPTDSNTLLMLSKAYLLSGDAASVIRMLVNAINTGVSTIASDSRVWTVLALCYDQLDGFEDSLHAVTQALLLESYHTVDPDLHVMQCRFFLKQGTHHYPLDALLPYFDKMLESVRMSGSTPNVHVEALVSRAQLLYKYSEFEKALIDLETAMALLNSKPEYFKVGERLAKISYTSLLASTLQFLANRPTNSLKLVEDAISSYPHTAKSVQPLILASGMMNSILEKDLASTLDRMVLEEPYSAKGSSFLMNYIIARILLQLDPVHNVYGAYGYYQRALNLNISKPYTWISIGSLYLRLGQINDALSAYTQGSVLALESSQAAEQTSNANSKFLINFNHLFGALAWFGIAQTYIFSRDLASAVEALSRSAQLFAKANNPQQVDELQRQIQTLSLYLNNPVNTVNVEYTIPDIPFQLLLDLLLYHDSDAFAVKDRIEKSQRDSISRATTAYGATPTPSPANSFVKVEENGSNILNSKKLSRPNSSNKVEKRKNSVGNRSRKNSTSVFKSASFSSSNRSPLLNGTGNLATTTTTSTSATAPTPITLEAHVSKSSRNSPNLVPSQQRLTPLLPKNNFPHQYGEYAKPETVLNQQSHQSHHMASPQINSVNTYYPQVIPGMGSTPYQPSQSNAPLVYQNVLAPSRQMGSYVYYP, encoded by the coding sequence ATGAATGAGATAGAATCAATGCATACAGATTTACTCCGTTGTTGTGGACGACTGGCGCTGGAGTCAAGTCTTTTTCCTCTAGCTTTTGAAATGTTAACAAGAGCACTAGACAGGGAGCCAACAGATTCTAATACCCTTTTGATGTTAAGCAAGGCTTATCTGCTGAGTGGTGATGCCGCTAGCGTTATTAGAATGTTGGTAAATGCAATTAATACTGGTGTTTCTACTATTGCATCTGACAGTAGGGTCTGGACAGTGCTGGCGTTGTGCTATGACCAGTTAGATGGGTTCGAAGATTCTTTGCATGCAGTCACACAGGCACTCTTACTAGAATCTTATCACACGGTAGATCCAGACTTGCACGTAATGCAATGCCGATTCTTCTTAAAGCAAGGTACTCATCATTATCCGTTAGATGCATTATTACCatattttgataaaatgtTAGAATCTGTTAGAATGAGCGGTTCTACTCCTAATGTCCATGTTGAAGCGCTTGTGTCACGTGCACAGCTGCTTTACAAATATtctgaatttgaaaaagctTTAATTGATCTAGAGACTGCAATGGCACTTTTAAATTCCAAACCGGAATATTTCAAAGTTGGCGAGAGGTTAGCTAAAATTAGTTACACCTCTCTTTTAGCTTCAACTTTACAATTCCTAGCGAATAGACCAACAAATTCGTTAAAATTGGTAGAAgatgcaatttcttcttatccACACACGGCTAAATCCGTGCAACCGTTAATTTTAGCCAGTGGTATGATGAATTCAATTCTAGAAAAAGATTTAGCCAGTACATTGGATAGAATGGTCTTAGAAGAACCTTATTCTGCCAAAGGATCATCctttttgatgaattataTCATTGCAAGAATCCTTTTACAATTGGATCCAGTTCATAACGTCTATGGAGCATATGGATATTACCAGAGAGCACTAAATTTAAACATTTCTAAACCATATACATGGATTTCTATTGGATCATTATATCTGAGATTAGGTCAGATAAATGATGCGTTGTCGGCTTATACCCAGGGGAGTGTTCTGGCACTTGAATCTTCACAAGCTGCCGAACAAACTAGTAatgcaaattcaaaatttctgatTAATTTCAATCATCTCTTCGGCGCATTGGCATGGTTTGGTATCGCACAAACTTATATTTTCAGTAGAGATCTAGCCAGTGCGGTAGAGGCATTATCACGTTCCGCTCAATTGTTTGCAAAGGCAAATAACCCTCAAcaagttgatgaattacaGAGACAAATTCAAACCTTATCACTTTATTTGAACAACCCTGTTAATACTGTTAACGTTGAATATACAATTCCTGATATCCCGTTCCAGTTATTATTAGATTTGTTGCTATATCATGATTCCGATGCATTTGCAGTTAAAGATCGTATTGAAAAAAGTCAACGAGATTCTATTTCAAGAGCAACAACTGCATACGGAGCAACACCAACTCCCAGCCCCGCTAATTCTTTTGTtaaagtggaagaaaaCGGTAGCAATATTCTGAACTCAAAAAAACTTTCTAGACCCAATAGTAGTAACAAAGTggagaagaggaaaaataGTGTTGGTAATAGATCAAGAAAGAATAGTACTTCCGTTTTTAAAAGTGCGAGTTTCTCTTCAAGTAATAGATCACCTCTGTTGAACGGTACTGGTAATCtagcaacaacaacaacaactaGTACATCGGCTACAGCACCGACTCCAATTACTTTAGAAGCGCATGTCAGTAAATCATCGAGGAACTCACCAAACCTGGTTCCATCACAACAAAGGTTAACACCATTATTACCCAAAAATAATTTCCCCCATCAATACGGTGAGTATGCGAAACCAGAGACAGTTTTAAATCAGCAATCTCATCAATCTCATCACATGGCAAGCCCTCAGATAAATTCCGTCAATACATATTATCCACAGGTGATACCAGGTATGGGATCTACACCTTATCAACCTTCTCAGAGTAACGCCCCATTGGTTTATCAAAATGTGCTTGCACCTTCGAGACAAATGGGATCCTATGTTTACTACCCTTGA
- a CDS encoding Zn(II)2Cys6 transcription factor (conserved hypothetical protein) — MDMNVRYRARRSHTTSISGKNVVRRTEKRSKSGCLTCRNRKKKCDETKPLCKGCRRNFLQCIWPQGNSKRKTNDQKEDSYQNGFYNLTIHDMIGEVELDSKTKLNTSIPEIKEPFIMLHMCKKGKLWMKQKDGSILFIDNFPSVEQLSVDDDPSSEEELEQIDSTVGPDTQFKDLFDLDWIPDQILMASDFAFNWFTRENITEPLKLPPETAKPTLTVNEEPTGCSYNFFYDANDPLAQKYNEVFERLESKDLRELKDYSKDENFLIYACVTRWLPRMGPQDTHPLLTTAATFTRHFETNYVIKEVFLCCGATFLEWYDQETFRPLSNQLYSSSLTLIRKYLNDNPFYGTEAWLLASYQMLCLRNKTTNTTTVDDCVYCLANSYRIIKATYYEQTQSDNPHLLFIPDEIEQGAVRNLSYEIENRALEIEEQVDNVKKHLILQPHERMFLESFIYNYSVAILWASDLTGLPNPFSVFKELSHVLKCPIYHCEFQFMNNPVLGAAPDAFEILAKASYIARLPMPLLPTNVWYKRALQLQSMTEFYTSPVLPGRLKDSRAHESSRLNLHVGRIISKVCYMILSKIVQFDTYSIMDAQPVVSDVIQTLAKIPRDNLLWGILLWPTIACGIFATDRQHQQRILGHLNDVACMLHMLAIFETQNFLKNIWLQPIESRLDILFLTRRAFRVNC, encoded by the coding sequence ATGGATATGAACGTGCGGTACAGAGCTCGACGCTCTCATACTACTAGTATTTCCGGTAAAAATGTTGTACGGAGAACTGAAAAGCGCTCGAAGAGCGGCTGTTTGACTTGTAGAaatagaaagaaaaagtgTGATGAGACCAAACCGCTATGTAAAGGGTGCCGAAGAAACTTCTTACAGTGCATCTGGCCTCAAGGGAATTCCAAAAGGAAGACCAATgatcaaaaagaagattcgTATCAAAATGGTTTTTACAATCTGACTATACATGACATGATAGGCGAAGTGGAACTCGATTCAAAAACAAAACTCAACACCAGCATTCCGGAAATCAAGGAGCCATTTATCATGCTACACATGTGTAAAAAGGGTAAACTTTGGATGAAGCAAAAGGATGGGTCAATCTTATTTATTGACAATTTTCCCTCTGTTGAACAATTGAGTGTTGACGATGATCCAAGTTccgaagaagaattagaacaGATAGATTCAACTGTAGGTCCAGATACGCAGTTTAAGGATTTATTTGATTTAGACTGGATTCCCGACCAGATCTTAATGGCTTCCGATTTTGCATTTAATTGGTTTACCAGAGAAAATATTACCGAACCACTTAAATTGCCGCCAGAGACTGCCAAACCGACTTTGACCGTGAATGAGGAACCCACAGGATGCTCttacaatttcttttacGACGCTAATGATCCATTAGCTCAGAAATACAACGAGGTATTCGAAAGATTAGAATCTAAGGATCTCCGAGAATTGAAAGACTACTCCAAGGAtgagaatttcttgatttaCGCATGTGTCACTAGATGGCTGCCAAGAATGGGACCCCAAGATACCCATCCATTGCTGACAACAGCGGCTACGTTCACCAGACATTTCGAGACGAATTACGTGATCAAAGAAGTATTTCTATGCTGTGGAGCAACTTTCCTCGAATGGTACGACCAGGAAACATTCAGACCTTTATCTAATCAACTTTACTCAAGTTCATTAACATTGATACGAAAGTATTTAAATGACAATCCCTTCTATGGGACAGAGGCATGGCTGTTGGCTTCTTATCAAATGTTATGTCTGAGAAATAAAACGACTAATACTACAACTGTAGATGATTGTGTCTACTGTCTGGCAAACTCCTATCGAATTATCAAGGCAACTTATTATGAGCAGACACAGAGTGATAACCCCCATCTTTTGTTTATACCCGATGAAATAGAGCAAGGTGCAGTTCGTAATTTATCCTATGAAATTGAGAACCGTGCTTTAGAAATAGAAGAACAAGTCGACAACGTTAAGAAACATTTAATCCTACAACCGCATGAACGTATgtttttggaaagttttATCTATAACTATTCAGTGGCTATTCTTTGGGCAAGTGATTTAACTGGTTTACCGAATCCATTCAGTGTTTTCAAAGAACTGAGTCATGTGCTCAAATGTCCCATCTATCACTGCGAGTTTCAATTCATGAATAATCCTGTGCTGGGAGCGGCTCCAGATGCCTTTGAAATATTAGCCAAGGCATCATACATTGCTCGATTGCCCATGCCGCTTTTACCGACAAATGTTTGGTATAAAAGAGCGCTGCAGTTACAATCAATGACCGAATTCTATACATCACCTGTACTACCGGGTAGATTAAAGGATTCAAGAGCTCATGAAAGCAGCCGTCTCAATTTACACGTCGGAAGAATTATATCGAAGGTTTGTTACATGATTCTATccaaaattgttcaattcgACACTTATAGCATTATGGATGCTCAGCCTGTTGTTTCCGATGTAATACAAACTTTAGCAAAGATTCCTCGTGATAACTTACTGTGGGGTATTTTGCTTTGGCCTACAATCGCATGCGGAATCTTTGCCACAGATCGGCAACACCAGCAACGAATCTTAGGTCATTTGAACGATGTTGCATGTATGCTACACATGCTAGcaatttttgaaactcaaaatttcttgaagaaCATTTGGCTACAGCCTATTGAATCAAGACTAGATATCCTATTTCTCACCCGCCGTGCTTTTAGAGTTAACTGTTAA